In Manis pentadactyla isolate mManPen7 chromosome 8, mManPen7.hap1, whole genome shotgun sequence, the following are encoded in one genomic region:
- the ZNF365 gene encoding protein ZNF365 has product MQQKAFEESRYPWQESFENVAVCLPFRCPRCGDHTRFRSLSSLRAHLEFSHSYQERTLLTKCSLFPSLKDTDLVTSSEPLKQGKLQSSGNVVKQKPSYVNLYSISHEHSKDRKPFEVVAERPVSYVQTYTAVDLRTESLDGLRSSPGLPTSDTKASFEAHVREKFNRMVEAVDRTIEKRIDKLTKELAQKTAELLEVRAAFVQLTQKKQEVQRRERALNRQVDVAVEMIASLRQRLTESEEELLRKEEEVVTFNHFLEAAAEKEVQGKARLQDFIENLLQRVELAEKQLEYYQRQQATSLCRDISEHVLTDISSNRKPKCLSRGHPHHVCNHPDLKAHFHPKGRSHLKKAKDDRASAQPAKSMHEQAESPRELCRPPKKGDLLGLSRKGNIRPKMTKKKPTAIVNII; this is encoded by the exons ATGCAACAGAAGGCTTTTGAGGAAAGCCGATACCCCTGGCAGGAGTCCTTTGAGAATGTTGCTGTGTGCCTGCCGTTCCGCTGCCCGAGGTGTGGAGACCATACCAGATTTAGAAGCCTGTCGTCGTTGAGGGCCCATCTGGAATTCAGTCACAGCTACCAGGAAAGAACCCTCTTGACAAAATGCAGCCTCTTTCCATCCCTCAAAGACACAGACCTAGTCACGTCCTCAGAACCCCTGAAACAGGGAAAATTGCAGAGCAGTGGCAACGTGGTCAAGCAGAAACCGAGCTATGTTAACTTGTACAGCATTTCGCACGAACACTCCAAGGACAGGAAGCCATTCGAGGTGGTGGCAGAGAGGCCCGTGTCGTATGTGCAGACCTACACGGCAGTGGACCTACGTACAGAGTCCCTGGATGGGCTGCGGTCAAGTCCTGGACTTCCCACCTCAGACACTAAAGCTTCTTTTGAGGCACATGTCAGAGAAAAATTCAATCGGATGGTGGAGGCTGTGGACAGGACCATTGAGAAGAGAATTGATAAACTCACCAAAGAGTTGGCCCAGAAAACTGCTGAACTGTTGGAAGTTCGGGCAGCCTTTGTGCAGCTGACTCAGAAAAAGCAGGAAGTTCAGAGACGAGAGCGGGCCCTGAATAGACAGGTGGACGTGGCTGTGGAGATGATTGCCTCGCTGAGGCAGCGCCTGACAGAGTCTGAGGAGGAgcttctcaggaaagaaga AGAAGTTGTTACATTCAACCATTTCCTGGAAGCAGCAGCTGAGAAGGAGGTTCAGGGGAAAGCTCGGCTCCAAGACTTTATTGAGAATCTGTTGCAACGGGTAGAACTGGCCGAAAAGCAGCTAGAATACTACCAACGCCAGCAGGCCACCAGCCTCTGCCGAGACATAAGTGAGCATGTG CTTACAGATATCTCCTCAAATAGGAAACCCAAATGCCT AAGCCGAGGGCACCCACATCATGTATGTAACCACCCTGATCTCAAGGCCCATTTTCATCCAAAGGGAAGAAGCCACCTTAAGAAGGCCAAGGACGACAGAGCCAGCGCTCAGCCTGCCAAGTCCATGCACGAGCAGGCCGAGTCCCCGAGGGAACTCTGCAGGCCACCAAAGAAAGGGGACCTTCTGGGGCTCAGCCGCAAAGGCAACATCAGACccaaaatgaccaaaaaaaagcCAACAGCGATTGTGAACATCATTTAA